The nucleotide window TCTtgggaacattatttttctcggACAATTGCTATTCCCACGAGAGCTTCGAAAAACAACAGAATTCGTAACAGATCTCcatctccaattttccaaaaactaAACGAACTCGGGATGCGAAGTACTGGTGAGAGAAAACTGGTGCGCACTCGACCAATCGTAAATCGGAAGTACGTTGTCGTTTACCGTTTCGTCCAGTCACGTTCCAACTACTTCGTGCTTCGTTTTACCTCtcttttttcacccccattcCATATACTTGTGTATcttatctttatttttttttcctcctctatTTTTTAGACTCTTCTGGGAGATGCCACAGTCGTTCTACGCTCGTCTTCTCCACCGCACGTACCACCCCTTTGACCCATCCCTCTATTCAGTGTTTCACCGCGAAAGGCGAAACATTTGCCCGAATTATCCCCGGGTACTTTGGTCCTTTTACGAGGCACATGGAAACCCGCAGGATTATGACGAGAGGAGGAGTATTGGCGGTGAAAATAAATGTGAAGGTTAGTGCACAGAATGTCTTGTAAATTTCAACAAGAGTGAACAAGTGAGTGAATTTTACCAGCTATCTGTTCAATTTTAATCActattctttgaatttttataattgtcCGTTTACTTTTACTTAAGTGAATAATTATTCGGTAATGATTTATTAAGCGCCGTCTATTTCTGATCGTCACGATAATCTATCGAAAGATTT belongs to Diachasmimorpha longicaudata isolate KC_UGA_2023 chromosome 10, iyDiaLong2, whole genome shotgun sequence and includes:
- the LOC135166809 gene encoding uncharacterized protein LOC135166809 isoform X4, which codes for MRSTGERKLVRTRPIVNRKLFWEMPQSFYARLLHRTYHPFDPSLYSVFHRERRNICPNYPRVLWSFYEAHGNPQDYDERRSIGGENKCEEEYYWDTAHAFSPLGCRNC